ttggaaagcaatttgtgATATGTAGCTAAGACTCAACAATATTCCCACCTTTGGAACCAGTAGTCCCAGTTCTCTGAACTGTTATGTATAAACAGTTATCTGTAAGTTCATAGAAATAGCTCTAGATGCAACAATTGGGGAATAGTTAAGGAAACCACATCCACCCAATAGATTACTACACAGTCAAtcacagacaaaaaaaatcatagactACTACACAGTCAAACAGTCACACGTATGAGGACTATGCAGCCACATGGACAAATGAACATAAAACTCTACATATAACATGCTTTGGTCTTACAAAAAACACATGGGAAAAGAGCCAGAAATTATACTGTAATGCTGAGGCTGTATTTTTCATCTATCAACTTGTCCAAAAATTGTAAAGTTGCTAACGTTCAGGATAACAAGTTATGGGCAAATGAGTAGACTCGTTGCTAATGATAGCAAAAGATGCTATCATTTTGGAGGATTATTTGCCATTACCTATTACAGTTAATGATTTATATATCCTTCGTTTTGCTGGAAATTTTCCATTTAGATATACAGCAGATGTATATGCCAAGAGATAAAAACGTTCATTGAAGCTGCGTTTGTAATGCAAAGAACGGAAACAACTTGAACTTCCACCAACAAAAGACTTGATTAAACAAGTTATGATTTGGCCTCATGATGACATAATACACACGATTTTAAATGAATGAGGTCACTTTGTATGTGCTGATATGAAAATACCATAAGAttcttaaatgagaaaatgaagatgcAGAATAGTTTTGTATGGTATAATTTCAAACATGTACACATCTACACACATTCAGAAAGTGGGTAGATAGGGTTGAAAAAATATTGGAAGTCAGAAAAGGTTGAGGTTGAGAAGAAGAaaagcttttatattttttattttaaaaaatttagatgaTTAAGATTTGCAGAGAGTTTAAGAAACAATACAGAGAGCTCTCTCTtacacattttttgagacagggtcttgctctgtcacccaggctggagtgcaccctGGTACATTTTGCCCAGTTTCCCCCAGTGGGAATATTTTGCAAAACTATAGTGTCATATCACAACCAGGAATTGAAATGGCTGCAATTCACTGAGCTTTTTCAGCTCTCTCCAGTTTTACGCGTGTGCGTCTGCGTGTTAAATTCTGTGCAATTCTGGTACCTGCATACTTTTGCATCTGCACCGCTGTGTCATAGACACATCCACTTCCCTCCGACAGAGGAAGGGCTTTGACTTTTATTTATATGACACTGTAAACCTgcttgactttttaaagaaaccacATATGTGCAgttttaaatttaacagagaAGGGATCATAGAGTCTGTGTTTTCCTTCCTAGTACTGTCCTATACTTCAAAAATCcagtaccctagaactttaagtataataaaaaaaaaaattaaaaaaaaaaaaaaaatccagtaccTGCTCCTGACCGGCTGGAAGGGTGAGGGAGCGCTCAACTTATCCTTATCCATTCCCCAAACGCCCTGGGGTGTGGGAGCCCTGGCTGACAAGAGGGGAAAGAAAGTGCTTCCCACACCTTGGTCTGGAGCTCCTCCTGGAGGCGGGCAGCCTCGTCCCGAGACGCCTGGTGGGCAGCGCCCTGGTCCCGTAGCTGGCACTGCAGGGTCAGCACCCGGTGATGGAGCTGCTGGGCACGCAGCCTGGGATCCTCCTCAGTAACCTCGGCCTCTGAGTCCTGGAGCTGCAGAACGCACGGATTTGAATGCAATTTTTAGGTTATCTTCCAAACAATTTGCCTTAGCCAACAAACTGTACCTGTTTCCCactccttattttttattttttatttttcccacttaCATTTCCCTTACAGtaaaacagttttagaaaataGGGTAGCAGAAATCACTCCCAATCCGATTATCCTGCGGAAGCTTTATTATCCATAGATTTTCTGCAGACTTCCTGCTAAGCCCCTCGACATGCGCGTGTATAAGAGTGGGTGGTTCTGCTTGGTTTCCGGAGGGGGACGTTGGGGAGGGCCTGGAGAGTCCCAGAATAACAGCGTGGAATATTAGCTTCAAAATTATGTGCAGTGGGGTGACATTCCAGAATCTGCTGTAATAGATGCCAGTCACTGTTATACTGAAACAGGGTGATAAGTGAAATTGAATGTTCCAATCAAATTATGAGATGCTTATTACGCTAAagcataatacatttatataaaacagaAGACACTATATCTCCCACAGGCACTTTTCTTAAATCAATACACAATTGCCTCTTACTCTTCTTGGATCTAACGTGAGAGTAGCGGGTTTCATTCAGATGGCAAAGGGAAATTCCAGGAGGGAGGACAGTGAGAGGGAAGAGGCTGGCTTTGCATTGTGGGAAGTGTGGCAAAATGGGAGAGGTGCTACTGCCCCCAAATGGTTTTGAAgtctaaattcttattttttaaaataactcacatacatacacacaagcatagaaaaacatacatattaacacatatttttctatataaaatttaaaatacgatatatttcttttgttttctgcttttctccctTAACACCATGTCCTGGGCGTTTTTCCATATTACCAAATAATGTTGAAAATGCTGTTATTAGTATATACGCAGACTCCTGTGGCTGTGCTGAACACTCAGATTATTCTAACATTTTGCTGTTACAATTGGAACTGTGACAAAGACCCTTGTACATAAATATTTGGACATACCTCTGACGCTTTCCCTGAGATCATCAGGGGGTATTTGTGGCTCAACAACGTGagcatctttttttatttttatttttatttatttttttgagatggagtttcgcttttgtcgtctaggctggagtgcaatggcgtgatctcggctcactgcaacctccacctcccaggttcaagcaattctcctgcctcagcctcctgagtagctgggattacagatatgtgccaccatacccggctaattctgtacttttagtagagacagggtttctccatgttggtcaggctggtctcgaactcctgacctcaggtgatccatctacctcggcctctcaaagtgctgggattacaggcatgagccaccagcccaGCCCGACATGAGCATCTTTAAGCTCTTGGTTCATGCTGCTAAGGCGGCCTTAGAAGGGAACAGCACTGCTGAAAGTTCCATTTGTGAAGATTTAGGAGCCCAGAAACTCAGATGCTTCTCAAACGCCCTTCCCCCTTGTGATATCAGTTCCCTTTTCCTTTAAGGCAGATTCCCTGGGAGTTGTAAGACCCCCAAAACTCATCCCGACCTAGCAGGGGTAGGTAGGAGGGGGAACCCAAGCCACCCTGCTTGGGAAAGAGAgatgagggagaagaggaggagaaggaagaatccAGGTGGCTCCATGGCTGCTGGGGCGTCTCTcttgtaataaaatatacaatagcagaagaagatatttttaattaatagaaataTACACCACGTGGGCCTGAGATGCACAGGCTGGGCCCTGTCAAGAACAGATGGGTGCTCCGAATGGTCCCGTAAAATTCAGCTCCAAGACTTCAAAACAACTTGGCCTTTCTGGGAAGTACGttgcctcctctgcctccctcctctggCAGTGACTTGGACTGGGGCTTTGTCCCATGGGTCCTCAGAGAGCACCCAAGTATCCTCTAAAGAGAATGGCTGGGCAGGTGGGGCCAGCCTGTTGTCCCATGGGACCACCCCACACAGTAGCCCTGTGAGCTGCCCAGTGAGTCTCCTGCTGTCTAGCAGACATCATGAGCACATGTGCTGGCTGTACACTGGCCTGAGATGGGCGGTGCTGACACTGCCCTCCAGGAGCTCAGGCTGGTGGGGAGAATGACAGGCAGGTAATTCAACATTCAATGCAGCCTGATAAAGGGAAGCCAGGAGGCTGTGACGACCTGAAGGGGGCACTGAACAGAGACATCATCCAGTTGGGGGGTGGCAACTGTATAGCAACCACATTCTGGGTTGCAGGGACAGTACCAATGTGTAGCATTTGCcagtttccatggtgtaaatattcccaccatgACTGACTACAAGCTACCAAAATGGTATCATTGAAGGCAGAGTTGGGAGGAGATGCACATGAGTTGGTTCTGACTCGTCTCTGCACAGAACCCAGCCTGGGggtgggaagaagctttttggAGGAGAGGACCCCAACAGGAGACctagaggagaaagctgggtGCAGGGAGGGGTGGATGAAGAAGGTGAAAAATGAGGGCAGAGGTGTCAGCATGGAGTGTGGAGGTTGGGAGTGTAAGCAGCAACAGTGGAAGCTCCTGAGGGTCTCAGGGCCAGAGCAGTGCTCACTGTAGGAAGCTGGGATCTCATGTCCAGTGCAATACGAAGCCATAGAGGGTTTTAGGTCAAAGAGTAACACGTCAGGTGTTGGTGACTTCCTGTCCATCACCAAGTCCCATGGACTCCAGCTCCAGTTTTCACTCCAAATTTCTCAACCCCAGTGTCACCTCTTGGCTATCCAGCCACCAACTCCTTTCAATCTGTTCTCCTTCAATTCACCCAAATCATTGTTCTCAGAGCAGGCAGATCTTTTTGCAGTAAAAATTGGGTCACATCtttctgctcaaaaccctctgATGGCTTCCTATGACATCTAGAAAAGATCAAAACAAGGGCATGCAAGCCTTCTACAGCCTAACTTGTGACAGCTTCTCCAACCTCATCTCACACTACACCCCTCCTTGCCCATTGGAATCCAGCCACGCTGGctactttctgtttttccaaTGAGCCAGCCTCTGTCCTGCCTCAAGGCCTGGCCACTCGCTtttccctctacctggaatgctcttcctcgCTGCTCTTTTATAACCTTGAAAGTCTCAGCTCAGTATTCAGCTCCTCAGATTTCCACACTCCTACTCACTGGTGTTGGACAACTATAGAATCTGGGGAGAATATATACAAGTAATGTTTTGCAGGCATTGGAAGATGACTGGTGCAGGGCTACAATCCTTAAGAAAAAGGATGCACAACAAGGCAGGCTCCACATTTTCCCTGGATTTCTCTCtgaaacattttccaaataatgGTCCTGAAAATAGAGCCCAAGCTGAAAGTGGTTGTCCTTCTAGATGGAGAAATAGAGCTTGGAGTTTAGGGATGCTAAGACTGCTGGGGTTTGTGGAACAAAGTAACAGGGAAGAGAGCTGCAGAGAATAAAAGCCCAAATACTGTCCTAGAAATGTCCTTTGGGTCCTTGACTGAATCATAAGCTATGCAACATGGTAGAAGACTCTAAGCCTTGCAAAGAACAGCAGCTTGGAGGTTAATTGGTGAAGAGATGTCACAGGTCACACACTTCTGAGAAGATGGCAGAGTTCTGGCAAAGCCAAAATGGAGAGGACTTGGTGAATGCTGTGGAACTCAGCTGATGTCACTGAGAGGCCATGCCCTAAGAGCAAGGGCCACACCTTAGGAGTAATATCAAGCCCTACTAGGTCTGAGGGCAAAACTTAAATAGGCCTACACAAGAATAAGATGATCCGCTGATCCTGCAACTACCTGCCAGAATAAAATTCACTCAACATTCTTTGGAGAAAGACAATAATCAGGAATCTTCGTAACATATTATACACAATGTCCAACATAAAAGTTTTTGAAAGTCCTAGAcatgaagaagcagaaaaatgtgaCTGTTCACCAATAAACAAAATAGTCAATAGGAGCAGGCAAAGAGATGATCCAAATATTGGTGTTAGcagaaaaaaaaccctcaaggtcttcaaaataattatgatctatatattttttaaaacataggaaaaataaagaaaatggatgtACAGATGGACTATTTCAACAGAGAACCagaatctctttttaaaagaataaaatgtatattctagaactgcaaaatataataaatgaaattaagaacTCATTGAATAGATTTAACAGAAGTTGGGACACGGTAGAATACCGGATTAGTGAATTAAAAGACAGGTCAATAGAAAAtccaaacagaaacacacatttttaaaactgataCAGGATTTTTGAAAGATGTGAGATAGAGCCAAAAAGTCTGAATTTctagaaggagaggaaaagaaaatagaagagaacgAAATATTCGAAGAAGTAATGATCAAGAATTTTCTAAGTCTGAcaaaaaagacacaaacacacaagttcaagaagctcaaaaaaaattttaaaaaagaaaaacaagcaggacgaaaacaaataaaaccatatCTACGCACATTATAGTGAAACTGCCAAAACTCAAAGATAAATAGGAAATTATAAAAGCAGTCAGAGATAAAACAACACATTTATCTCAGGGAGAGTGAGGGAGAAAAACAATGACAACTACGACTGATTTCTGGACAGAAACTATGAGAggcagaagacaatggaatgagACTTTGAAGAGCCAAGAGAGTGAAATACCTGGTTACCTAAAATTCAGAACccaatgggaagaaaaaaaacttaatgaagggtaaaaaattgttttcataaaagaaatatgagaaaattaatCACCAGAAaattctcactacaaaaaaacccacagttCTTAAGGCAAAAGGAAATCAGAGCCACAGAAGACTAAGAAAGAATGAACAACACAAGAACATGTAAAGATATGGATAAATGAAAAAGATACGATTGTTTAAAATAACAGTGACTTATAAGATTTATTCTACATAGgagaaatatataacaaaaaagttataaaaagtaaaaagagaataaatgaagTTAAACTACTGAAAAATTTTTCCATTAATCAGGACACGgtaaaaaaactaatttaaagtaaatttaaataattactagATACATTTTTGAAATGCCTAGGGTAACCACTAAAAGAATAATACTAAAACATAAGctaatggagaagaaaaataaataacaaaatataattaatacCAAAAACGAAgggatgaaagaaagaataaaagaaaacaaaacagataagacaaatagaaaaaaatagtaaataaataaaataaactggctgggcgcagtggctcacacctataatcccagcactttgggaggccaaggcaggtggatcacctgaggtcaggagtttgagaccagcctggccaacatggtgaaaccacatctcttctaaacaatacaaaaattagctgggcatgatggtggatgcctgtagtctcagctacttgggaggttgaggcaggagaatcacttgaacctgggaggcaaaggttgcagtgggccgagatcacactactatactccagcctgggtgacagagcgagacactgtctcaacaataaataaataaacaaataagaaagaacattataatatatagatttttaaataacataactaaaaagagaaatacacaAATGCACATTCAGAGTGGAAGGTTTTAAAACATGTCTTGGTTAATGCCAAAACAAATAGACAACATATCAGCAAAGACAGAAGAGATTTGATTAGGACAATTAACCAGCTTGGCCTAATTGATATGAAACAATCAAACAATGTTCCTTCTTTACAAGGGCATGTGGGATATACTGTTGGCCATAGACCATAACCTGGTcaataaaacaagtctcaacaaattttggAAGACTAAAATAACATACTGTATACTTTCTGAcaggaatgaaataaaactagaaatcaaggaCAAATGTATAACTGAACAATTCCAGAGATGCTTAGAAATTAAGCAACATgtttctaaataacccatgggtcaaagaagaaatcataatagAAATTAgaagctattttcatttttttttttgggttattgttgcttgtttttatttcatcctcTTTGACTTTAATttctaaatcaataaaataggaCTAGCtacaataatcttttttttttttttttttttttagatggattcttgctctgttgcccaggctggagtgcagtggcacaatctcggctcactgcaacctccgcttcccagattcaagcaattctactgcctcagcctcccaagcggctgggactacaggcgcgagccaccacacccagctaatttttgtatttttagtagagatggggttttactatattggccagactggtctcgaactcctaacctcatgatccgccctccttggcctcccaaagtgctggaattacaggagtgagccaccgcgcctggccctaacaATGTCATTTTGAGGCAATTTTGAGGAATAAATGATAGTACATAAAtttcttggcacatagtagataggCAATACATATTCCTTATCTCTAATCCTTAGAAACTATTTTGAAGTGaacagacttcatctcaaaatgtgTGGGATGCTTAGAGAGACATTTATAGCTTTAATTGCATAGATTGCAAAAGAAGAACAGCTGAAAATCAATGACCTAAGTTTTCAACAcaagaagcaagaaaaagaacagcaaattaaatcaaaagaaagtggaagaaagaatataatgaggccaggcatggtggctcacgcctgtaatcctagcacttcgggaggtctaggtgggcagattgcctgagctcaggagttcaagaccagcctgtgcaatatggtgaaacctcgtctctactaaaatacaaaaaattagctgggcatgcagcgtgtgcctgtagtcccagctacttgaaaggctgaggcaggagaactgcttgattatgggaggcggaggttacagtgaactgagataacaccactgcactccagcctgggtgacagagtgagactctgcctcaaaaaaaaaaaaaaaaaaaaaaaaaaagaatataataaagaTCTAAGAAGAAaccaacaaataaaatacaaacaataaataaaatcaataaaactgaaaacagattctttgaaatgattaataacattgttgggggtggggaggagagaaaggaaagaaggaagagagacagaaagagggaaagggaggcaggagggggagAGCAAGAGACAGAAAGATGGAGAGATAGAGAaggagacacagagaagggaaaggaggcagagagggtggagcaagatgggagagaaaaacagagatagAAAATGGAATGAATGCATGCCAGGGTCTCAACACTAAATATCCTACGCATGGTGAAGAATATTATGAGTGTTTTATTGCAGGACTCCCAACAGTCAAGAACTGTCCACAGATGAGGAGAGGGACTCAGAGAAGTCTGCATGTGGCCTGAAAGTCACAGCTCTGTAAGCACAGAGCCTGGTTGGAACCCTGTTTTATCATGCTCTACAGtccattgttcttttcattgcaACTTTCAAGACCCAATATACAGAATTAGGACTTGGGCCGCTTGAAAAACCCCAGGGTTGGAAAATGCAAGGTCTGATCTTAAAGTATGAACACTCTCTGGGTGCCCTGCTGGAGCCTAAGCAGAGGGGCAGGCTTGAATCTCCCATGGCAGGTGGGAACAGAGATCCCGGGACCAGAGTGCCGAGGTGTGAGTCCCTGCTCCACCCCTCACTGGCTGTGCGACTACGGTGACtgcatttctctgttttctttgtacCAACCTTCCGTCATCTGGTAAGTGGTGAGAATGATTGTACCTCCCTCACAGGACTCTGGTGAATTGCATAAGTGAATGGGGTGGACCCTGGAACAGAGTCATGTGTGTTAAGTAAGCTGTCAGGCAGACCCAACCTACCGTGGGGCCACTGCTCAGGGACTTCAGAGCTTGCCCCTGAGCCACAGAACAGCTGGgcctcttctcctctttctccatatGTGCTTCTTTCATTCCTGCTCCACCGACATTTCCTTGCAGGTTGTTGGCTACATCAGCATTTCTCCAGACCAGTGATGGAGGGGGAGAATCAGTACCGCATCTAGAATTCCCAGCGCCTGCGGAAGGTCCTGTCTGCCCTGCAGCCAGACTCGCTTCCTCCGCCAAGAGTGGCCCACAGGCCCTTGAAAGCAGCTGCCCTGCGAGTGGAGTTACCTGCACCTCTTTGTCTACAGTGTGCGTCTTGGCTTTTCCCTGGAGGTGCTCCCTTCCCTTCACCAAATGCCCCTGATCCGTGCTCCTCTGCAAGGTGACTTCCCTCTCCAGGACATGGACCCTGCGTAGAAGGTGCTCGTTCTCCCTGCTTAAGGCCCGGATCATGTCTTCTATTCCCAGCACGATATCCTTTATCAGCTCTTTGTAACTAACGCCAAGCTCCGAGATCAGCGCCTGGAGCTTCCAGTTTTCCAGAGTGACTTGCTCCATCGTGTCTTTGGATTTCCCGATACTCTCAGACATGAATTTCTGAAGTTGGCCCAGATTccctttcagtttttcattttcctcttcaaGCTCCAAAATTTTGCTGTAACTCTTCCCATTGCAGTCTTCAAGGTCGGAGATGACCTGTAAATATTGGTCCAGTTCTTTCTTTAACTGAGAGATGTCCCCTACCAGCCTGTGGTTATCCCGCTTGAGCCTGGATATTTTTGTCacctctcgctctctctctctttcaaggGCGCACACCCTTTCATGGCACCGCTCTTGGTCTCCGTGAAGTTTGGTGTTGTCGTGTAAAATCTGGCGTTGCTGTTTCTTCAACCCAGAAATGAGCTGATGAAACCTGCCCCTCACTCTCTCGAGGGCACCCCAGGTCTCCGCGGGCCCCTCTGGAGGGTTTGGGCTGGCTTCATCCCAATCAGGCAGTGTCCCTGGGTTACCAGGAACTTCGCTGGTGCCCAGGGCCATGGTCTTCCCCAGCTTATCACCTTCATCACTCTCTTTAGACTTTGCTTCTTCATCAGAACAAATACCCCGATTTCCCCAAACCTGCTGAGAGTGAGCTCTCTCCCCGCCACTGTGCCACTTCTGAACAAAGCTCCAGTTCTCTCCCCCACATGCAGAGGCTGAGCGCCGCCAGCCCCCACGGCCTGGCTGCAGGGTGGACAGCTGCTGGAAAcaagcctccacctcctgtgcaAGCTCATCGATTGTGAGTGCACACCTGTCGTGTCCTTTGCTCACAGCCTGTGGATTGTGACCAGTGGGTTCGCCCCCGTCAGCTGATAAGGCAAATCTGGGAAACAGAGGCAGACCTGTCTCTCCTGCGAAGAAAAGCATTTCCTTGCTCTCATGTTCCTGGGAGTCAGGCTCCTCGGGGGCACCCCTGCACCCTGGGCTGGATGCTTCTTGATGCAACGCCTCATCCTTCTCCTCTAGCCCTTCGTCCTCCGGGCTTTCACCTTGCAGAAGCAGAGCATTTCCAAGCCACATTTGGTTTTCCTCCTTGTCCCTAGCTGTCCTCCCAGTGGCTCTGCCTCTTCCTGCGAGGAGCTGACTATCTGTTGGCCACAGCTCTTTGGTCTCGTGAGACCTGGAGAAGGTGGCTAGGGGCGCCGCTTCCTCCTTCTCTGATGACAGTCCTCCTCGGAGACCCCAGACATATCCTTCCACCCTTTCCCTCCTTCTCAGGGATTCGGGACCCTCCTTTGATACTGAGGCCTCACCCTGTAGAAGAGACATCAAAAACTCCTGCCAGGTCCCAGGGTGGCAGGTGGCAGCCCTGGTCTCTGAAGCCCCATTCTGGTCCTGCACGCCCCCTGTGGCTCCAGCCCCGTCGTCCAAGCTCAGGTTCTGACGGCTTTCCTGACTTGGCTGGTGCTTGTCACCAAGGTTTTTCCCCTTCCTGCCCGAAGTCCCCCTTGCCTCCCCCTCTTCAGTTCTCCTCCCCAGGCTTCCTCCTCCATTGTTCCAAGTGTCTTTCAGATCCTTgggctgtttttttggaaatcGGTGATTTGAAACGTGGGGGGCCTCGTGGGAGA
The window above is part of the Chlorocebus sabaeus isolate Y175 chromosome 27, mChlSab1.0.hap1, whole genome shotgun sequence genome. Proteins encoded here:
- the C27H4orf50 gene encoding uncharacterized protein C4orf50 homolog isoform X2 — encoded protein: MDPTAKGRTEKSFSYVIRAPSSEGFDIMNVDVKIDTSWIFQDMEDSAEEQACLQEEAAGHPDVDTGALRRQLESPQQKLSAAVDKIQELELSERKLLRKVDQLSTHVAQERSAWLQAQEKLAALQGELASQIREKESVARRQQWRLRRLQERLRRKDEALGQQAAALERSRLTQRRQLGLVREQERVLRAQVQRLEHDVQRLCHAAGLLLAQRDIAAPGLQSTPEATAELRALQARAERSEREREEAAHRLQQHRATERQLRGQLEELRCFIYGLKLSEIGLQCQMEDLAQQNQRLREELGAQAPVGHCSLDALDCVQGNSLPLPRKEALDPRRSQGWWSSLRSDDAPGQRASEGQSPEGPCTWSYIGSGRTSSVLGPGPETTGELPRDLAGSNREQLTLAEPRLDEQILLLVCGCPPGECLDKSLLPMDLARISENLAADPATEAFLLVQTSTLPLWGPAGDSASWRPLLLQEVPSDGQQTQEELATRSPPPPKATGPPSWDCHQARDRSASLSHEAPHVSNHRFPKKQPKDLKDTWNNGGGSLGRRTEEGEARGTSGRKGKNLGDKHQPSQESRQNLSLDDGAGATGGVQDQNGASETRAATCHPGTWQEFLMSLLQGEASVSKEGPESLRRRERVEGYVWGLRGGLSSEKEEAAPLATFSRSHETKELWPTDSQLLAGRGRATGRTARDKEENQMWLGNALLLQGESPEDEGLEEKDEALHQEASSPGCRGAPEEPDSQEHESKEMLFFAGETGLPLFPRFALSADGGEPTGHNPQAVSKGHDRCALTIDELAQEVEACFQQLSTLQPGRGGWRRSASACGGENWSFVQKWHSGGERAHSQQVWGNRGICSDEEAKSKESDEGDKLGKTMALGTSEVPGNPGTLPDWDEASPNPPEGPAETWGALERVRGRFHQLISGLKKQQRQILHDNTKLHGDQERCHERVCALEREREREVTKISRLKRDNHRLVGDISQLKKELDQYLQVISDLEDCNGKSYSKILELEEENEKLKGNLGQLQKFMSESIGKSKDTMEQVTLENWKLQALISELGVSYKELIKDIVLGIEDMIRALSRENEHLLRRVHVLEREVTLQRSTDQGHLVKGREHLQGKAKTHTVDKEVQVTPLAGQLLSRACGPLLAEEASLAAGQTGPSAGAGNSRCGTDSPPPSLVWRNADVANNLQGNVGGAGMKEAHMEKEEKRPSCSVAQGQALKSLSSGPTLQDSEAEVTEEDPRLRAQQLHHRVLTLQCQLRDQGAAHQASRDEAARLQEELQTKLEELQKKQHEAKLAVTPLKAKIASLVQKCRERNRLITHLLQELHRHGLGNLPLSELAQNMLSDVALAEYAATFLAPGVPETSHHLDIKSEMTAALRAQTYLLNPEMDSVFQSSSSSESWPVPEPEWPARTAQLDSLKLPLSLVSTLDPGTCLAAVTVEPGLSTQRLQEKGGMPCPALQSDDAPAPSELLSPARILAFHQELRQSICSNSQVHKSPLEL
- the C27H4orf50 gene encoding uncharacterized protein C4orf50 homolog isoform X1, with the translated sequence MDPTAKGRTEKSFSYVIRAPSSEGFDIMNVDVKIDTSWIFQDMEDSAEEQACLQEEAAGHPDVDTGALRRQLESPQQKLSAAVDKYVTPESGLRSRIQELELSERKLLRKVDQLSTHVAQERSAWLQAQEKLAALQGELASQIREKESVARRQQWRLRRLQERLRRKDEALGQQAAALERSRLTQRRQLGLVREQERVLRAQVQRLEHDVQRLCHAAGLLLAQRDIAAPGLQSTPEATAELRALQARAERSEREREEAAHRLQQHRATERQLRGQLEELRCFIYGLKLSEIGLQCQMEDLAQQNQRLREELGAQAPVGHCSLDALDCVQGNSLPLPRKEALDPRRSQGWWSSLRSDDAPGQRASEGQSPEGPCTWSYIGSGRTSSVLGPGPETTGELPRDLAGSNREQLTLAEPRLDEQILLLVCGCPPGECLDKSLLPMDLARISENLAADPATEAFLLVQTSTLPLWGPAGDSASWRPLLLQEVPSDGQQTQEELATRSPPPPKATGPPSWDCHQARDRSASLSHEAPHVSNHRFPKKQPKDLKDTWNNGGGSLGRRTEEGEARGTSGRKGKNLGDKHQPSQESRQNLSLDDGAGATGGVQDQNGASETRAATCHPGTWQEFLMSLLQGEASVSKEGPESLRRRERVEGYVWGLRGGLSSEKEEAAPLATFSRSHETKELWPTDSQLLAGRGRATGRTARDKEENQMWLGNALLLQGESPEDEGLEEKDEALHQEASSPGCRGAPEEPDSQEHESKEMLFFAGETGLPLFPRFALSADGGEPTGHNPQAVSKGHDRCALTIDELAQEVEACFQQLSTLQPGRGGWRRSASACGGENWSFVQKWHSGGERAHSQQVWGNRGICSDEEAKSKESDEGDKLGKTMALGTSEVPGNPGTLPDWDEASPNPPEGPAETWGALERVRGRFHQLISGLKKQQRQILHDNTKLHGDQERCHERVCALEREREREVTKISRLKRDNHRLVGDISQLKKELDQYLQVISDLEDCNGKSYSKILELEEENEKLKGNLGQLQKFMSESIGKSKDTMEQVTLENWKLQALISELGVSYKELIKDIVLGIEDMIRALSRENEHLLRRVHVLEREVTLQRSTDQGHLVKGREHLQGKAKTHTVDKEVQVTPLAGQLLSRACGPLLAEEASLAAGQTGPSAGAGNSRCGTDSPPPSLVWRNADVANNLQGNVGGAGMKEAHMEKEEKRPSCSVAQGQALKSLSSGPTLQDSEAEVTEEDPRLRAQQLHHRVLTLQCQLRDQGAAHQASRDEAARLQEELQTKLEELQKKQHEAKLAVTPLKAKIASLVQKCRERNRLITHLLQELHRHGLGNLPLSELAQNMLSDVALAEYAATFLAPGVPETSHHLDIKSEMTAALRAQTYLLNPEMDSVFQSSSSSESWPVPEPEWPARTAQLDSLKLPLSLVSTLDPGTCLAAVTVEPGLSTQRLQEKGGMPCPALQSDDAPAPSELLSPARILAFHQELRQSICSNSQVHKSPLEL